From the genome of Candidatus Electrothrix communis, one region includes:
- a CDS encoding serine protease gives MTFCCTTLSLLLLCGEAFAVNNIEFLDKELIQDLNHAIYEIVTPKLEADKVTYARKLPFEKLGYVQRNEKYHSIGTAFFINEKELMTAEHVLGLRYFSLHRDFFIRDRDDRIYPVNTVRKCSTRRDMLVFDLKEYPEKITPLHFNRQVEVGDTVFSVGNTLGEGIAYRAGQVASFTPEWDYGEWQDIRFSSPSSPGNSGGPLLNTEGEVIGVIVKGNRSENYNVAVPISEADNLGDKAEFHSRNVTERIPGAAASFSRDLAYTTSLPATVPELAGQAQDALSAFHRTLRKELRAQVREKNFPGGKRFRYYLRSQPALYGLAAVTPDSSFRKWTAQQVELAKEPLAEGQNIFHGPLRQVGRFYPPAYSDMMVIAEKSEGVDLKTFLDSPAMILETVFSAVPYFRYIGWERVPVTSLGEPESTETWRDKLGRRWTSSLWYVPYANDFLYSSCLPSPGGAVCTMKSRWAGLLTRDYIVASRESCDELVVGYKGSLNDWEEYLALGKEYLPVFFQQAEISHKDDRVRIGLKDFQIDFKDPEVTDDSSLRVHLGYANDQLLAEDLVQFSLFPGKGSPASYSVRPFFEPGPFSADAYVNTWKETISGTGDFSGKKLARGDQFIIRKTAQKTKKTISAPDDQKLEKIFTVSCTYKDSIAEDEDVEQDCERFFQSVDFIDK, from the coding sequence ATGACATTCTGTTGCACGACGCTTTCCTTGCTGTTGTTATGCGGAGAGGCATTTGCCGTTAATAATATTGAGTTTCTGGATAAGGAGCTTATTCAAGATCTGAACCACGCTATTTATGAGATCGTCACCCCGAAACTGGAAGCCGACAAGGTAACCTATGCCAGAAAGCTGCCCTTTGAAAAGTTGGGTTATGTTCAGAGAAACGAGAAATATCACAGCATAGGGACGGCTTTTTTCATTAATGAAAAAGAACTGATGACCGCAGAGCACGTTTTGGGCCTGAGGTATTTTTCGCTGCACAGAGATTTTTTTATCCGCGATAGAGACGACCGGATTTATCCGGTGAATACAGTACGGAAATGTTCGACCCGTCGAGATATGTTGGTTTTTGATTTGAAGGAATATCCGGAGAAAATTACCCCGCTGCATTTTAATCGACAGGTTGAGGTCGGCGATACAGTTTTCTCTGTGGGCAATACTCTGGGGGAGGGCATAGCCTATCGGGCCGGGCAGGTGGCCTCGTTCACCCCTGAATGGGACTACGGAGAATGGCAGGATATTCGTTTTTCCTCCCCGTCATCTCCGGGAAACAGCGGCGGGCCACTGCTGAACACGGAGGGAGAGGTCATTGGGGTGATTGTTAAAGGTAACCGGAGTGAAAATTATAACGTTGCTGTCCCTATCAGTGAAGCGGATAATCTGGGGGACAAGGCGGAATTTCACTCCCGCAATGTTACCGAGAGAATCCCAGGCGCTGCTGCGTCATTCAGCAGAGACTTGGCCTATACGACTTCCTTACCTGCAACAGTTCCTGAACTTGCCGGTCAGGCTCAGGATGCTCTGAGTGCTTTTCATAGAACCCTACGTAAGGAGCTGAGAGCGCAGGTCCGGGAAAAGAATTTTCCCGGCGGAAAGCGGTTTCGTTATTATCTCAGGAGTCAGCCTGCTCTTTACGGGCTTGCTGCTGTAACTCCTGATAGCAGTTTTAGAAAATGGACAGCGCAGCAGGTGGAACTGGCAAAAGAACCTCTTGCGGAAGGACAGAATATTTTTCATGGCCCTCTTCGTCAGGTGGGTCGTTTTTATCCTCCTGCGTATTCTGATATGATGGTGATTGCGGAAAAATCGGAAGGGGTTGATCTGAAGACGTTTCTGGATTCTCCGGCTATGATTCTGGAGACAGTGTTTAGCGCTGTCCCCTATTTTCGCTATATCGGGTGGGAGAGAGTGCCGGTCACCAGTCTGGGCGAGCCGGAGAGCACCGAGACCTGGCGCGACAAGCTGGGCAGGAGATGGACTTCTTCTCTCTGGTATGTTCCTTATGCGAATGATTTTCTGTACAGCAGTTGCCTTCCCTCCCCTGGTGGGGCGGTCTGTACAATGAAGAGTAGATGGGCTGGCCTGCTCACACGAGATTACATTGTTGCTTCCCGTGAATCATGCGACGAATTGGTTGTCGGCTATAAGGGTAGTCTTAACGATTGGGAGGAGTATCTTGCCCTTGGTAAGGAGTATTTGCCCGTCTTTTTTCAGCAGGCTGAAATTAGCCACAAGGATGATCGGGTCAGAATTGGGTTGAAAGATTTTCAGATCGATTTTAAGGATCCAGAAGTCACCGATGACTCAAGTCTGCGCGTACATCTTGGCTATGCCAATGATCAGCTCCTTGCAGAGGATCTGGTACAGTTCTCGTTGTTTCCCGGAAAGGGGAGTCCGGCCTCTTACAGTGTTCGCCCGTTTTTTGAACCGGGCCCCTTTAGTGCTGATGCCTATGTTAACACCTGGAAAGAGACTATCTCCGGTACCGGTGATTTCTCCGGGAAAAAGCTTGCCCGAGGAGATCAGTTTATTATCCGGAAAACCGCCCAGAAGACGAAAAAAACGATCTCAGCCCCAGATGATCAAAAATTGGAAAAGATCTTCACTGTCAGCTGCACTTATAAGGATTCCATAGCAGAAGATGAGGATGTCGAGCAGGATTGCGAGCGTTTTTTTCAGAGTGTCGATTTCATCGACAAGTAA